A part of Paenibacillus donghaensis genomic DNA contains:
- a CDS encoding GNAT family N-acetyltransferase, translating into MEIKAMYSDDNQPLLSALLERHSAKKEPGIPPYDRTALSFAAYENGEYVGGVTGTIVWNMLQVQLLAVDPAYRGSGVGAVLLQTLEAKARQQGCKVSELTTMSWQAPGFYQKQGYEIFGEIKDCPHAGHTKYYLQKQL; encoded by the coding sequence ATGGAAATAAAAGCTATGTACAGCGACGACAATCAGCCCCTGCTATCTGCCCTGCTGGAGCGGCACAGCGCCAAGAAGGAACCTGGCATTCCGCCCTATGATCGCACCGCTTTATCTTTTGCCGCTTATGAGAATGGTGAATATGTTGGTGGGGTCACCGGGACTATCGTCTGGAATATGCTGCAGGTTCAGTTGCTGGCGGTAGACCCGGCGTACAGGGGAAGCGGAGTTGGCGCGGTGCTGCTTCAGACGCTGGAGGCGAAGGCCCGGCAGCAGGGCTGCAAGGTCAGCGAGCTGACCACGATGAGCTGGCAAGCACCAGGCTTCTATCAGAAGCAGGGCTATGAAATCTTCGGAGAAATCAAGGATTGTCCGCATGCGGGACATACGAAATATTATCTGCAGAAACAGCTGTAG
- a CDS encoding LysM peptidoglycan-binding domain-containing protein: MFDQSHGLRFDIYERIHLSEELPGIAELEEVELIPDIQVIQREDRAELYGQLLLTGLYRSEEDRTQRLEHAIPVEITVPLTRVSSLEDIGVEIENFDIDLLTMRTVNITGVLSLRGIGGTEVQPGRQQEEYTAAYTPAEEERVLEAGVDPVKDESEKLYENFVWTYGEGTAESLSDEREHGGIPADPLVLGGIVNAGPAVHISSAQSKEKEQEPRLRTHSLDNHSGNAKAELTDYWNKTEQWNQPPQTAQDSQETAKGQTIPAAVPAAIEQEQPQPLAQAVQPVQEEIVDNFTASRESADIAAVHAVQQEETFYSAEAEEANVEFTQENVSSPLANEPLAGDNFSAQEVLPAEEKQDLKIALGSKREEELQVQEPLTFSSLLSSSRSRKEQQDTLLTEETAAVAAVVSEVGNDTEWKTRFIAGAEGTNLFRKVRLCIVQREETLDTIAEKYQLSARELVMYNRLAGQNVEEGQVLYIP; this comes from the coding sequence GTGTTTGACCAGTCCCACGGCTTGCGGTTTGATATTTATGAACGCATTCACTTATCGGAAGAGCTTCCGGGAATAGCTGAACTGGAGGAGGTGGAGCTGATCCCGGATATCCAGGTCATTCAGCGGGAGGACCGGGCTGAGCTGTATGGCCAGCTGCTGCTTACCGGATTGTACCGGAGCGAGGAGGACCGGACCCAGCGTCTGGAGCATGCCATCCCCGTTGAAATTACAGTCCCGCTTACCCGGGTCAGCTCGCTTGAAGACATAGGGGTGGAAATTGAGAATTTCGACATCGACCTATTGACAATGCGCACGGTGAATATTACAGGCGTGCTCTCCTTACGGGGAATCGGCGGGACGGAGGTTCAGCCAGGTCGGCAGCAGGAGGAATACACCGCCGCCTACACGCCAGCAGAAGAAGAGCGTGTGCTGGAAGCCGGGGTTGACCCTGTGAAGGATGAGAGTGAGAAGCTCTATGAGAACTTTGTATGGACCTACGGCGAAGGGACGGCGGAAAGCTTGTCCGACGAACGCGAGCATGGCGGAATTCCGGCAGACCCGCTGGTGCTGGGCGGTATCGTGAATGCCGGGCCGGCAGTTCATATCTCCTCGGCGCAGTCCAAGGAGAAGGAGCAAGAACCCCGGCTGCGCACGCACAGCCTGGATAACCATTCAGGGAATGCGAAGGCGGAGCTGACCGACTATTGGAACAAAACCGAGCAGTGGAATCAGCCGCCACAAACAGCACAAGATAGCCAGGAGACAGCGAAAGGTCAGACTATTCCTGCAGCTGTGCCTGCTGCGATCGAGCAGGAGCAGCCGCAGCCGCTGGCCCAAGCCGTGCAGCCGGTCCAGGAAGAGATCGTTGACAACTTCACCGCTTCCAGGGAGAGTGCAGATATCGCTGCCGTGCATGCCGTTCAGCAGGAGGAAACGTTCTATTCCGCCGAAGCGGAGGAAGCGAATGTGGAGTTCACGCAGGAGAATGTCAGCTCCCCGCTTGCTAATGAACCTCTGGCTGGCGACAACTTCTCAGCCCAGGAAGTACTGCCTGCCGAAGAGAAGCAGGACCTTAAGATCGCGTTGGGCAGCAAACGCGAGGAGGAGCTGCAGGTTCAGGAGCCGCTTACCTTCTCTTCGTTACTAAGCTCCAGCCGCTCCCGCAAGGAGCAGCAGGATACGCTGCTCACCGAGGAGACCGCAGCAGTAGCGGCAGTGGTTTCCGAAGTCGGTAATGACACGGAGTGGAAGACGCGCTTCATTGCCGGAGCCGAGGGTACCAATCTGTTCCGCAAGGTGCGTCTCTGCATCGTGCAGCGTGAAGAAACACTGGATACGATTGCGGAGAAGTATCAGCTCAGCGCCAGGGAACTGGTGATGTACAACCGTCTGGCCGGACAGAATGTGGAAGAAGGTCAGGTGCTATATATTCCGTAG